A region from the Cannabis sativa cultivar Pink pepper isolate KNU-18-1 chromosome 9, ASM2916894v1, whole genome shotgun sequence genome encodes:
- the LOC115702013 gene encoding ferritin-like catalase Nec2 produces MSMRMSSHMGSMASSIVAFMLVLLLPKYLANNNIGSVLNSDVDLLEFPLNLEFLETEFFLYGALGYGLDRVAPHLTKGGPPPVGATKANLDNITADIITQFGFQEVGHLRAIQHTVKGFPRPLLNLSSSVFAGVIKDAFGREITPPFDPYRNSLNFLIASYLVPYVGLTGYVGTNPNLNKPTSRSLLAGLLGVESGQDAVIRALLYERKEMTVEPYNITVAEFTERISELRNRLGRTDVTDEGLVVPIDLGAEGKVSGNVLSANQDSLSYGRTPAEILRIVYGNGNERVAGGFFPKGANGRIARSYLVSS; encoded by the exons TTCTCCTCCCAAAATACCTAGCAAATAATAATATTGGGAGTGTCCTAAATTCTGATGTTGATCTCTTGGAATTCCCTTTGAATCTTGAGTTTTTAGAAACTGAGTTCTTCTTGTATGGAGCATTGGGTTATGGTTTGGACAGAGTTGCTCCACACTTGACAAAGGGTGGCCCACCTCCCGTCGGCGCTACAAAGGCCAATTTGGACAATATCACAGCAGATATCATTACACAATTTGGGTTCCAAGAAGTTGGACACTTGAg GGCTATTCAACATACAGTAAAAGGATTCCCAAGGCCACTATTGAATTTGAGTTCATCAGTATTTGCAGGAGTAATAAAGGATGCATTTGGGAGAGAGATAACACCTCCCTTCGATCCTTACAGAAACAGCCTTAACTTTCTTATAGCGTCATATTTAGTTCCCTATGTTGGACTCACTGGCTACGTTGGAACAAACCCTAACCTAAACAAACCTACTTCCAGGAGT CTTTTGGCGGGTCTTTTGGGTGTGGAATCAGGGCAAGACGCTGTAATTAGAGCATTGTTGTATGAGCGTAAGGAGATGACAGTGGAGCCTTATAACATAACTGTGGCAGAGTTCACAGAACGAATTTCTGAGCTAAGGAACAGATTGGGACGAACTGATGTGACAGACGAAGGGCTTGTGGTACCAATAGATTTAGGCGCTGAAGGAAAAGTTTCTGGAAATGTACTCTCTGCAAATCAAGACTCGCTTTCGTATGGAAGGACACCAGCCGAGATACTTAGAATTGTGTATGGAAATGGTAATGAACGTGTGGCTGGGGGTTTCTTTCCCAAAGGAGCTAATGGTCGTATTGCTAGGTCTTATCTGGTTTCTAGCTGA